CTGAAACGTCCGACGCGCGGCACGTACGCTGGGGTCGTGACGGCGATCCAGGAAGCGATGATCCAGGACGGGACGCGAACCGGTCTGGCGGACCGCTACGGCCGGACCGCGACCGACCTGCGGGTGTCGCTCACGGACCGTTGCAACCTGCGCTGCACGTACTGCATGCCGGAAGAGGGCCTGGACTGGCTCGCGAAACCCGAACTGCTCACCGACGACGAGGTCGTCCGCCTGGTGTCGGTCGCGGTCACGCACCTGGGCGTGCACGAGATCCGCTTCACCGGCGGCGAACCGCTGCTCCGGCGCGGCTTGGTCGGCATCGTCGCCCGTACGACGGAACTCGCGCCCCGCCCCGAGGTGTCGCTGACCACCAACGGGATCGGCCTCGCCCGGCAGGCCGTCGCGCTGAAGGAAGCCGGCCTGGACCGGGTGAATGTGAGCCTCGACACCGTCGACCAGGAAACGTTCAAGAACCTCACCCGCCGGGACCGTTTGCAGGACGTCGTCGCCGGGCTGGAGGCCGCGCACGACGCCGGCCTGACGCCGGTGAAAGTCAATGCGGTCCTCATGCGCGGTGTGAATGACTCGGATGCGCCGCAATTGCTGGAGTTCTGCCTCGAGCGCGGCTACGAATTGCGGTTCATCGAGCAGATGCCGCTGGACGCGCAGCACGGCTGGGACCGGACCACGATGATCACCGCGGACGAGATTCTCGCCCAGCTCACCGAGCGGTTCCATTTGACGCCGGACGACGCGTCGAAGCGGGGCAGCGCGCCGGCCGAGTCGTTCCTGGTCGACGGTGGACCGCAGACGGTCGGCATCATCGCGTCCGTCACGCGGCCGTTCTGCGGGGACTGCGACAGGGTCCGGCTGACCGCCGACGGGCAGGTGCGGGACTGCCTGTTCGCGCGCACCGAGTCCGACCTCCGGACCGCTCTGCGGAACGGCGCCGACGACGCCGAACTCGCCGACCGCTGGCGTCGCGCGATGCTCAACAAACTTCCGGGTCACGGCATCAACGACCCGAGCTTCCTGCAACCGTCCCGCCCGATGTCCGCGATCGGCGGTTGAGCCCATACCGGCCCAATCCGGAAATGTGGTTTTTCGCTATGCGCCATTCATGCTGTGAATGGCTCGACCTCGCGCAGGAATGACCTGCGGTCGAGGAAGTCGGACAAGCTGTCCTTGTGTTCGTCGCAGGCCAGCCAGGTCTTGCGCCGGTCGGGGGTGTGGATCTTCGGGTTGTTCCACAGCAGCGCCCAGGTGGCAGGCTTCCCGCAGCCCCTGGCAGAGCAGCCGGTGGGCACTGTCGGTGCGGCTTCTTCAGTCATCCGCGGGTGTCATTCCTCTGCATTCCTGATGCCTCAATAATCAATAGCCTGGGCAAAATGAAGCGACGTCGGACAGCCACGGGGGGAGCCGTCCGACGCCGCATCAAGTCCCTGAATTCCACACATGAACTTCAGAGCACGCGGGAGATTCTGACACGGATCAGTCCAAGTTTTCCAGTCCCGGCCCAGATCACTTTTCGGTGTCGGCCGGACGGTCCTGAGAAGTGTCCTGGGAAGGGTCTTGAGAAGTGTCGGGATCAGCGGGTACGACGACCGTCGGACGCTCCCCGATCGAAGGTCTCGCGGGTGCCACGTACGGGTCCGCGGCGGGCGTTGTCGCCGATCGCTGGGCATTCGCCAGCACCACCGCGAAGTACGGCAAGGCGATCGCTCCGACGACGAAAAGCCAGCGCCACGGCGACGGGGTGATGACGGCGAGCACGAAGCAGACGATCCGGATCGACATCATCCACGCGTACCGCACGATCCGGCTGTCCAGGTCCTCCGACCGGCCGGGCTGCGCACTCGTCACCGAGATGACGGTCGCGTCGCTCCGCTCATGGCGTTTCGACATCTATCCTCCTCACCAGGAACAACGGTACGCCGCGCTGATCGCCCCGGCGCAGCCAGGCTGGGAGGAATGTGAAATGACCGACCGCACCTACCGCGTGACCGAGATCGTGGGCACTTCGAAGGAAGGCCTGAACCAGGCGATCACCAACGGGATCGCCCGCGCCGGGGAGACGCTGCGCCACCTCGACTGGTTCGAGGTGACCGACATCCGCGGCCATGTCGCCGACAACCAGATCGACCACTACCAGGTGACCATGAAGGTCGGCTTCCGCCTCGAAGACTCCTAAGTCGGATCGCCCGGCCGCAGTGGGATAGCGTTCCTCCGTCCGGCGATGTGAGGAGGGCTTGTGGGTAGGTCTGTGTTGGTGACCGGCGGTAGCCGGGGGATCGGGCTGGCGATCGCCACCGCGTTCAAGGAGGCGGGCGACCAGGTCGCTGTCACGTACAACACCAGCCCGCCGCCGGAGGGCTTCCTCGGCGTGAAGTGCGACATCACCGACCAGGCACAGGTCGACGCCGCCTTCGACACGATCGCCGAGCAGCACGGTCCGGTCGAGGTGCTGGTGGCGAACGCCGGCATCACCCGCGACACGCTGCTGCTGCGGATGTCCGACGACGACTGGGACGCGGTCATCGAGACCAATCTCACCGGATCGTTCCGGGTCGCCCGGCGCGCCGCGAAGGGCATGCTGCGGCTGCGCAAGGGCCGGATCGTGTTCATCTCTTCCGTGGTCGGCCTGCTCGGCTCGCCCGGCCAGGTGAACTACGCGGCCAGCAAGTCCGGCCTGATCGGCATGGCCCGCTCGATCGCCCGCGAGCTCGGCAGCCGCGGCATCACCGCGAACGTCGTCGCGCCCGGCTTCGTCGAGACCGACATGACCGCGGTCCTGCCGGAGGAGACCCAGAAGCAGTACCTGAGCCAGATCCCGCTCGGCCGTTTCGGCCTGACCGAGGAGATCGCGAACGCGGTCCGCTGGCTGTCGTCGGAGGAGGCCGGCTACATCACCGGCGCGGTGATCCCCGTCGACGGCGGCATCGGCATGGGCAACTGAGAAACCTTCACCAGATTCACTAGAAAGGGCATGCCGGTGGGCATCCTCGACGGCAAGCGGATCCTGGTCGCCGGAGTCACCCTCGACTCGTCGATCGGATTCGCCACGGCCAAGGTGGCGCAGGAACAAGGCGCCACCGTGCTGATCTCGAACTTCGGCCGCGCGCTCAGCATCACCAAGCGGATCGCGAAACGGCTGCCGACCGAGCCTCCGGTGCTGGAGCTCGACGTCACGAACGCGGAGCACCTGGCCGCGCTGCCGGACGCCGTCCGTGAGCACGTCGACGGGCTGGACGGGGTCGTGCACTCGATCGCGTACGGCAACCCGGAGACGATCCTCGGCGGCAAGTTCCTGGACGGTCCGTGGGACGACGTGGCGCAGGCCGTCCACGTGTCGGCGTACAGCCTGAAGTCGCTGGCGGTGACCTGCGCTCCGCTGATGAGCCGTGGTAGCAGTGTCGTCGGGATGACCTTCGACGCAACCGTGGCCTGGCCCGGGTACGACTGGATGGGGGTGGCCAAGGCCGCCCTCGAGTCCACCAACCGGTATCTGGCGCGCGACCTCGGCGCCCAGGGCATCCGCTGCAACCTGGTGTCGGCCGGTCCGCTGAAGACCCTCGCCGCGAAGGCGATCCCGGGCTTCGAGAAGTTCGAGGAGCCGTGGCTGGACAAGGCCCCGCTGGGCTGGGACCCGTCCGACCTGGAGCCGACCGGGCGCACCATCGTCGCCCTGCTCAGTGACTTCTTCCCCGCGACGACCGGCGAGATCGTGCACGTCGACGGCGGCTACCACGCGATGGGAGCGTAGTGGCAACTTCTTTGGTAGAGCTCCGCGTTCTCGACGGCGCCAACCTCTACTTCAGCCGGGCCGCGATCAAGCTGACGCTGGACGTGTCGGCGATCGCGGACGCCCCCGCTCCGGCCGCGAAAGCGTACGGACAGGCGATCGGCCTCGGCGCCACCAGGCCCGGCCGGATCGGGTCCGGGTTCCGGCAGCGGTTCGCGATCCGGGTCGTCGGTCACGTCGTACGGCGGATCGCGCGGGAGGCCGGGATCGGGCGGATCGGCGTACGGGTCCGGCCGGAGTCCGACGTACGGCGGCTCGTGGTGGCGTTCCCGTGGGCGCACGAGGGACGGGCGCGGGCGCTCGGGGCGGCGATCGTGGAGGTGCTGGACGCGTTCGGTGCCGACGATCTGAGCGAGCTGATCCACACCGTGGGAGAGCGGGTGCGGGACGAGCCGCCGGGTAACCCGCCGCCGACGCTGCGGCCGAAGGTGCCGGTGGTCGCGGTGACCGGGACGAACGGCAAGACCACGACGTCGCGGATGATCGCGCACATCGGGCGCGCCGCCGGGCTGCACGTCGGCTGGTCGAGCACCGACGGCGTGTACTTCGACGGCGACCTGGTGAAGTACGGCGACTTCTCCGGGCCGAGCGGCGCCGGGCAGGTGCTGTCCCAGCCCGGTATCCAGCTCGCGGTGACCGAGACCGCTCGCGGCGGGATCCTGCGCCGCGGGATCGGCGTCGCGTACAACGACGTCTCGGTGGTCACCAACGTCAGCGCGGACCATCTCGGGCTGGGCGGGATCGACACGGTCGACCAGCTCGCCGAGGTGAAGGCGGTCATCACCCAGATCACCCGGCCACGCGGCTGGTGCGTGGTGAACGGCGACGACCCGCGGACGTTCGCGATGCGGCTCGGGTCGCCGGCCAAGTGCTGGGTGTTCTCCCGCGACCCCGACTCGCCGTCGATCCGAAGCGTCCTCGACGAGGGCGGCCGCGCGACGACCGTGCTCGACGGATTCGTCACGGTGCTCGATCAGTCCCGCGACCCGGAGCCGTTGCTGAAGGTTGTCGACGTACCGATGACGCTGTCCGGCCTGTCGCACTACAACGTCGAGAACACGCTGGCGGCGGCGTCGGCGGCGCTCGGTCTCGGGCTGCCGCGGGCGGCGGTGATCGAGGGTCTGAGTACGTTCGCGCCGAACGAGAACAACCCCGGCCGGATGAACATGTACTCGCTGCGCGACTTCACCGTCGTCATCGACCTCGCGCACAACGAGGCCGGGCTGGAGGCGCTGCTCGAGATCATGAACGGCGTCCGTCCGGACGGCGGCCGGCTGATGCTGGCGCTCGGATCGCCGGGTGACCGGGCCGACGACATGGTCGCGACGCTCGGTGCGATGGGCGCGCGGGCGACCGACCGGATCGCGATCGGCCACAAGAGCGACTACCTGCGCGGACGGCCGCCGGAGGAGCTCGAGGCGGTGTTCCGCGAG
This Kribbella sp. NBC_00482 DNA region includes the following protein-coding sequences:
- the moaA gene encoding GTP 3',8-cyclase MoaA encodes the protein MIQDGTRTGLADRYGRTATDLRVSLTDRCNLRCTYCMPEEGLDWLAKPELLTDDEVVRLVSVAVTHLGVHEIRFTGGEPLLRRGLVGIVARTTELAPRPEVSLTTNGIGLARQAVALKEAGLDRVNVSLDTVDQETFKNLTRRDRLQDVVAGLEAAHDAGLTPVKVNAVLMRGVNDSDAPQLLEFCLERGYELRFIEQMPLDAQHGWDRTTMITADEILAQLTERFHLTPDDASKRGSAPAESFLVDGGPQTVGIIASVTRPFCGDCDRVRLTADGQVRDCLFARTESDLRTALRNGADDAELADRWRRAMLNKLPGHGINDPSFLQPSRPMSAIGG
- a CDS encoding DUF3099 domain-containing protein, with translation MSKRHERSDATVISVTSAQPGRSEDLDSRIVRYAWMMSIRIVCFVLAVITPSPWRWLFVVGAIALPYFAVVLANAQRSATTPAADPYVAPARPSIGERPTVVVPADPDTSQDPSQDTSQDRPADTEK
- a CDS encoding dodecin; this encodes MTDRTYRVTEIVGTSKEGLNQAITNGIARAGETLRHLDWFEVTDIRGHVADNQIDHYQVTMKVGFRLEDS
- the fabG gene encoding 3-oxoacyl-[acyl-carrier-protein] reductase, which encodes MGRSVLVTGGSRGIGLAIATAFKEAGDQVAVTYNTSPPPEGFLGVKCDITDQAQVDAAFDTIAEQHGPVEVLVANAGITRDTLLLRMSDDDWDAVIETNLTGSFRVARRAAKGMLRLRKGRIVFISSVVGLLGSPGQVNYAASKSGLIGMARSIARELGSRGITANVVAPGFVETDMTAVLPEETQKQYLSQIPLGRFGLTEEIANAVRWLSSEEAGYITGAVIPVDGGIGMGN
- the fabI gene encoding enoyl-ACP reductase FabI, which codes for MGILDGKRILVAGVTLDSSIGFATAKVAQEQGATVLISNFGRALSITKRIAKRLPTEPPVLELDVTNAEHLAALPDAVREHVDGLDGVVHSIAYGNPETILGGKFLDGPWDDVAQAVHVSAYSLKSLAVTCAPLMSRGSSVVGMTFDATVAWPGYDWMGVAKAALESTNRYLARDLGAQGIRCNLVSAGPLKTLAAKAIPGFEKFEEPWLDKAPLGWDPSDLEPTGRTIVALLSDFFPATTGEIVHVDGGYHAMGA
- a CDS encoding Mur ligase family protein, which codes for MATSLVELRVLDGANLYFSRAAIKLTLDVSAIADAPAPAAKAYGQAIGLGATRPGRIGSGFRQRFAIRVVGHVVRRIAREAGIGRIGVRVRPESDVRRLVVAFPWAHEGRARALGAAIVEVLDAFGADDLSELIHTVGERVRDEPPGNPPPTLRPKVPVVAVTGTNGKTTTSRMIAHIGRAAGLHVGWSSTDGVYFDGDLVKYGDFSGPSGAGQVLSQPGIQLAVTETARGGILRRGIGVAYNDVSVVTNVSADHLGLGGIDTVDQLAEVKAVITQITRPRGWCVVNGDDPRTFAMRLGSPAKCWVFSRDPDSPSIRSVLDEGGRATTVLDGFVTVLDQSRDPEPLLKVVDVPMTLSGLSHYNVENTLAAASAALGLGLPRAAVIEGLSTFAPNENNPGRMNMYSLRDFTVVIDLAHNEAGLEALLEIMNGVRPDGGRLMLALGSPGDRADDMVATLGAMGARATDRIAIGHKSDYLRGRPPEELEAVFREGAASVGVDDVPAFPTELAAAQALVAEARAGDVVAVMSLQDRASLDGWLRSEGASVDTPETLKSKVERAQH